TATTCCAGTGCATCGCCAGAAACTGCTACAAACAGCCCCCCTGTGTCCTCAATACAATGGGGGGCAAGTTTTTTAAGCAGTCGCCCCTCCTGAAAACATTCCCTGGCGGCCTGCAGATCCGAGCCAACGTAACGCCCCCCACTGTGCAACAATCCGTGATTGCCACCGGAGGCGCCGGCATTCAAGTCGCTTTGTTCGACCAGAACACACGAAACCCCGCGCAGGGCCAAATCCCGAAGGAGACCTGTGCCTGTTGCACCGCCACCAATGATCAGCACCTGGGTCTGCACACGCCTCCCCTTTGCTCAGGACTCGACCGCCACAACGTGCTCCCAGCCAGTATCAGTGTTCAGCCTGTGTCACAAATTCTCAATCTTTGCAACACATACCTCACTTTTCTCCAGACCCGTCTTTCTGGGAGCGGGCATCGACAATCTGACGATAGAGTCCGCGCGCGGCTTCGCGCGGGTCTGCTGCAGCGCACAGGGCCGAAACCACCGCTACACCATCAGCGTTTCCCTGGTGGATAATCGCCGAGGTATTGGCCGCGTTCACGGCTCCGATCGCCACCACCGGCAGGGAGACGAGAGCACGTAGCCGAGCGAATCCAGCAATACCCAATGGGGCACCGGCATCTTCTTTGGTTGGCGTCGAGGCGATCGGCCCCAAACCGATATAGTCCACAGGAAACTGCTTGGCCATGTGCATATGGGCTTCGGTCTGCGCCGAAAGACCGACATACATCCCGGAGCCGACCAGTCGACGCACGTCCCGGGGATCCATGTCCTCCTGACCGACATGAACGCCTTCAGCCCCGACAGCCAGGGCCACATCGACCCGGTCGTTGATGAAAAGCGGCACGCCGCGGTGCTGGAGGCAATCGTGTAGAGCCCGAGCCAGTTCGACAAACTCCCTGGTCTCGGTCTGTTTTTCCCGAAGCTGGACCACACTGACCCCACCGGCCACTGCCTGGAGGACGACCTCGATCAAGTCCCGTCCCTGGCAGCTTCCCCGGTCGGTCACCAAATACAGGCTCAAATCCAGACTCATGCCAATCGCTCCACATCCAGCTGCGCACTGATGTCGATCTCCGAAAGAGAAAACAGGGCATCAAAAAACGAGGCCTGGAACGTGCCCGGTCCGGAAGCCTGACTCCCTGCCATCTCTCCGGCCACGCCCATCAGGCCCATAGCATTCACTGTGGCCGTCAAAGCGCTCGCATTGACCGCACGAAACCCGCCGATCAGCGCTGTGGCGACACACCCGGTTCCAGTGACCTTGCTCATCAACACGTGGCCGTTGCGCACACACCACTGTTCTTTGCCATTGGTGACCACATCCTCTTCACCGGAAACGCAGACAATGCAGGCATGCGCTCTGGCCAGGGCTGCGGCGGCTTCCTTAGCCTCTTCGGGAAGATGGCGGCTGTCGACGCCGCTGCTCTGGATGCTTTCACCGGCCAGGGCCATAATTTCCGAGGCGTTGCCGCGCACGATCTCTGGGCGGGCCTGCTGGATCAGGGCCAATGCCGTGTCTGTCCGCAAACGGGTCGCTCCAGCTCCCACCGGATCCAGCACCACGGGGACCTGACGCTCCATGGCCGAGCGCGCCGCCTCTTGCATCAAGGCAATCTGACGGCTATGCAGGGTACCAATATTCAAGACCAGGGCCTGACTCAGAGCCAACAATTCGTCGATCTCCAGACGGCTTTCGCTCATGATTGGCGATCCCCCCAGGGCTAGCAACGCGTTGGCCGTCGTGTTGGTCACCACGGTATTGGTCAGATTGACGACCAATGGTTGGCGGTCGCGGATTGCACTGACATCCTGCCAGATTCCTTGAGCATATGGCATTTTTCCCCCTTACGGATAGTGATTGCTGAAAGTGATTGGGCCCCATGCCGCCCCCGGAGAGTTCCCCTGCATTGGGCTCCCGGGATTGCGGTCCCGGCCCCTTTGCCAGGGTTGACGCGGCCCGGTCAGGGCCCATAGACACGGAGTCCGGACCACCCATTCCTGGCCGCCTAGAGAAAAAAACGTAGCCAGCAGCCCAAAAGGGTGACAATAAAAAACGCAAGATTGCTGAGTGGTTGAAACGCGCATAGAGCTGCAATTCCTGACGCGTTGCCGCCACCCAGAAATTGTCATCGGGCTGCCGAACAGCACAAAGGACGACTTCGATGCCCCTCAAAAAATACGGCCGCGGCCCATTTCCTTCAGCCACAGAAGACGCCCGGGCCTCCCAATGCCCCCCCGATTCCCCTCAATGCCAATCCCCGTCGTACCGGTTGGCCTTTCAGGACCCCGAATTCATGCTCCGCGGCGAATTACGGCCGGTACGCCTGCAATTGGAACTCCTCAAGCCGGAGTTGATTCTTCAGGAGGAGGGAATCGAATCGACTATCGTCATCTACGGCTCAGCGCGGATCCCTGACCCGGAGACGGCCCGAGCCCATTTGGAGACCATCCAACAAGCCTATGAACACAACCCGGAAGACCGGGAACTGCAGAACCAGTTGGCCATCGCTCACAATGCCGTGGCCACAAGCCACTATTATGATGAATCCCGCAAACTTGGCCGGCTCATTTCCCAATCGACCCCGGACAACCAGCTCGTTGTCATTACCGGTGGCGGAGCCGGCATCATGGGCGCGGCCAATCACGGCGCGCATGACATTGGAGCCAAAAATATCGGCCTCAATATCGTTTTGCCCCATGAGCAGGCCCCCAATCAATACATCACCCCCAATCTCGCCTTCCAATTCCACTACTTTGCTATTCGCAAAATGCATTTTCTGCTCCGGGCAAAGGGATTGGTGGTGTTCCCGGGGGGCTTTGGCACGTTGGACGAATTGTTCGAAGCCTTGACTCTGCTCCAGACCCGCAAAATCAAACCGATCCCGGTCCTGCTGTTTTGCGAACGGTTCTGGCGTCGGATCATCAATTTCGATGCCCTGGTGGACGAAGGAACGATTTCCCAGGACGATCTCGACTTTTTCCAATTTGTGGAAACCGCTGAAGAGGCCTGGGAGATACTAGCCCAACACAACGGGGTCGCAAACGGCTCCACTCCAGCGAACGACGCTTCGGCTGATTGATGCATCTTGAATCCGCACTCGGAACATGTTCGCCCTGCGTCCCTTTTTGCAACTGGACACCCAGCCGATGCATTGTCCGCAACACACTGATCACCACACCGCATCCCGCAAGCGGTTCACAAGCCTGAGGGGACGAGACGGTGCACGACAGGTTCACAATCGCCGAGCACCTCTCCGTGCTCAGGCGTTTGAACTGCTATTCCGCTACGTTGTCATCGGCCAGCTGGAACGAGTCGACAAAGGCATCGCCATTTCGGCACTGTCAAAACCGTTTAATCAACAAAACACCGACAACGATACAAACGATTCCCACGATACGCCAGACGCTTATTGGCTGGACCGGGTAGCCCACAAGCCCGAAATGGTCCAGAAGCAAAGACGTCCCCATCTGCCCGGCGACAAATACGCCGATCATGGTCGCGGCGCCGAGGACCGGGACAGCCGCCACGGTGGCGGTTACCAGATACGCCCCGCAAAAACCGCCGGTCCAGACCCACCAGGGAGCCGCTTGCAGGGCCTGCCCTCCCGGCCAGGGGATTCTGAGGACCACGGCATATACAAACAAGGCCAGCGAACCGACAAGAAACGACACCAGGGCGGCCAGGACATTGCTGTTCAAATAGCCGCTCAAGCCGGCGTTGATTCCGGCCTGGGTCGGGGCCATAGCCCCGGCGAATAAGACGACAAGAATGAAAACCCATTCCATAAACACAAACTCCACTCAGAAAGGCCCGCGGGCAAAAATCTGGACCTTGGTTTGACCGTCTCCGTGAGGCAAGCTACCGGGGCCTCGTCCTTTTCGGACCATACGACCGCCATGCCCTGCCATAGGGACAATACAGCGTTCTATAGACCAGTCTCGCTTGGAGAAAATTTCGAACCCGATAGAGTAATGAACGAGGAGCAAATGCGATTTCCTCTCAGCTTTCGTGACCTGACCTATTCCGTCCCCTGGAATCTGTGGCTCTTGACCAGCGGGTCCATTCTCATCGCTTTTGGACTCAAGTCGATAGCTATTCCCCAGGGTTTTGTCTCTGGAGGTGCCGGCGGTGTGGCCATGCTTCTGTACTATATTTTCGGGGGTCTTGAGCCAGGGGCCTGGTATCTGGTCATCAATATCCCCATTTTTATCCTTGGCTGGTTGTGGGTCAGCAAACGGTTTTTCCTCTACACCCTGTACGGCACGATCATTGTCGGTGTGTTTATGGACGTCATCACCTATACTGCGCCCATAAGCGATCCCATCCTGGCCATGCTCGCCAGCGGGGCGGTGATTGGCGCTGGCACCGGCATTACGCTCCGTTCACTGGGTTCCACTGGAGGAACGGACATTATTGCCATTATTCTCAACCAGAAGCTCAATGTCCGTATCGGCAACACCTATTTCACCTTCAACGTCTTTTTGTTCGCCGCATCCCTGGCCTTTTTAAATCTCGACATCGTCCTGTATTCACTGGCCATGGTCTTTATCCTGGGGTTGGTGACCGACCACTTTCTTTCCCTGTTCAACCAGCGAAAACTGGTGCTCATTGTCTCCGACCTCACTGACGCCATCGCCAATGAAATTAGCGAAAAAATCAATAAAGGCAGCACCTTTCTTTACGGCCGCGGTTCATATACCGGACGCCGCAAAAAGGTCCTCCTCACGGTAATCAACAATTACCAGGTCAAACGGCTCGAAGAGATCGTCTACGGCGTGGACCCCTATGCCTTCACGATTGTTGAGAATACGTGGCACGTTCTCGGTTCTGATTTCGCCAAACGCAAGGTCTATTGAGGAAGGGCAATGGGGACCCCAGACGTCCAGATATCGGCAACCATCGCATTATTGACCGATTTCGGCCTTGCCGACCCGTACGTCGGCCAGCTCAAGGGCAGACTCATTCGAGAGGCCCCCCAGAGTGCGTTGTTGGACATCTCCCACGGGGTGGTTCCACACCAGATCGAACAGGGGGCCTTCTTTCTGGATGTCAGCATAGCGCATTTGCCCCAGCCCTGCGTGGTCCTGGCTGTGGTCGATCCCGGTGTGGGCACGCAGCGAGGGGCCCTGATCGCGCGCAGCGAGGACCGCCTGGTGGTGGCCCCGGACAACGGCCTTCTGGCCCTTTTTCTCAAGCACCACCCGCTCCAGGGACTGTGGCGGGCCAGCCCGCCAAAAGAGCTCCAGAGCGCCACCTTCCACGCCCGGGACTGGTTTGGCCCTCTTGCCGCCTCCCTGGCCCGAGGCAAATCGGCCGCAGCCTGCGGCGAACCGTGCGCCCCGGAACAGATCCGGCCGCTTCCGCAGAACAGGCCAGAACATGCTCCGCACACGACGGGCGCGTCCTGGCCTGTTCTGCATATAGACCGCTTCGGCAACACGATCCTCGGCCTGCGTCAGGGGTCGTCAGCAGCTGCCGAGCTTACGGCCGCGCCGCAGCTGCGTTGTCCCGCTTGCGGCGACACGCCGGTTATCCCGGCCCAGACTTACGCCGCCATTCCTCCCGGAACCATCGGCCTGGTGCCTGGCAGTCAAGGCTACTACGAACTCGCCCTCAATCAGGACGTTCTCGCTCAGCGCTTCGGGCTCCGTCTCGGCCAGGTTCTGCATTTCGAGCCCCTCTGATTCCAGGGCCCTATTCCCCGATAATCTTGACCAGCACCCGTTTTTTCCGGCGCCCGTCGAATTCCCCATAAAAGATCTGCTCCCAGGTCCCGAAATCCAATCGCCCGCCGCTCACGGCCACAACCACTTCTCGGCCCATGATCTGCCGCTTCATATGGGCGTCGGCATTGTCCTCACCGACATTGTGGCGGTATTGGGACACCGGCTCATGGGGAGCAAGGGCTTCCAACCACTGTTCATAATCATGGTGGAGCCCGCTTTCGTCATCATTGATGAAAACCGAGGCGGTGATATGCATGGCGTTGACCAGGCACAGCCCCTCCTCAATTCCGGAATCCCGGAGGCATTGTTCGACCTGGGGTGTGATGTTCACAAAACCCCGCCGGGATGGAACTTCAAACCAGAGTTCTTTGCGATAACTTTGCATAGACCACCTGTTTTTTTGCGCTGTATGGCCGTTAGCCTTCGCCCAGGCCCATGCCGGGCTGCATGACTTGTCCGGTCAGATGGGTATCGTACCCGCCCAGGGATTCGATCTCCTGCTGAAACTCCGGTTTCCCCAACAGGTCCAAGACAGAGCGGATTTTTTCGTCCTCAAGATATGCTGTGGGGATCAACAGGTCGTAGCGCTCCCGGGCCAAAGGAACGAAATCGAGATCCAAGGCCTTGGCCGCCGCATATATCCCCATGCCGCAATCCGCAGCACCACTCAGGACATTCACCGCAACGGCCATATGCGTAAATTCTTCGTGCCCATAGCCGTTGACCTCCCGGGCTGAGAGCCCCGCGCGGTGCAGATGATCATCAAGGAGAATACGGGTGCCGGCCCCGCGTTGCCGGTTGATAAACCGGACATCGTCGCGGGTCAGGTCCTGGATTCCCTGGATCCCTTTGGGATTGCCCCGGGGAACGATCAACCCCTGGTGCCTGATGGCCAGATTCACTGCGGTCACCGGAATATCGGCAAGATAGCGCTGGAGAAACGGGAAGTTGTAATCCCCGCTTTCCGGGTCGTACAGATGGGCTCCGGCGATATGGACCGAACCATTTTGCAGGGCGGTCAATCCCCCCATACTGCCGACATGACTGGAGGCCAGTCCGATGGGGTGCTTGAGCCCCTGCAGGGCATTGGCCAAGAGATCCAGGGTGTTGTCGTGACTGCCCACGGCAACGAGTACCCGCTCGACCTCCTCGGCCGGGACAAACAGTTCGGCTCGAACGGTCTGCCCCGCCTCAACGCCCTCGCTTTCCGTGGGAATCCGGGCCACTCCCTGGGCTCGGGTCAACGTGGTAATCATGCCTGCTCCCCGGGCCAGAGGTGTTCCCACCCATTTATCGCCCACCTTGCCGATGGCCAGCCGGACGAACTCGTCCACGCCGAGTTTGGACGGCAATTTCCGGTTGATTTCCACCTCGATAACCGGTCGCCGGTTCACCGGCTTGTGTTGCATTTGCGCCAAAAGCGGCTGGAGCAATTGCTCGTAACAGACCACGGCACTGACCGGATACCCGGGAGCCCCCACCAGGAGTTTCCCGTTCGCGGCCACACCAAGCAGGGAAGGTTTGCCGGGCATGGCCGTGATGCCATGAACGAGAATCCTGCCGCATTGTTCCATGACCCGGCGGCTGAAATCCTTGCTCCCGGCCGAGGACCCGGCACCGATAACCACCACATGGGCTGGCCCGTCGAGAGCGTCCTGGACAGCCTGCAAAAGGATGCTTTCATCATCAGCCACC
The sequence above is drawn from the Desulfohalobium retbaense DSM 5692 genome and encodes:
- a CDS encoding TIGR00730 family Rossman fold protein; translation: MPLKKYGRGPFPSATEDARASQCPPDSPQCQSPSYRLAFQDPEFMLRGELRPVRLQLELLKPELILQEEGIESTIVIYGSARIPDPETARAHLETIQQAYEHNPEDRELQNQLAIAHNAVATSHYYDESRKLGRLISQSTPDNQLVVITGGGAGIMGAANHGAHDIGAKNIGLNIVLPHEQAPNQYITPNLAFQFHYFAIRKMHFLLRAKGLVVFPGGFGTLDELFEALTLLQTRKIKPIPVLLFCERFWRRIINFDALVDEGTISQDDLDFFQFVETAEEAWEILAQHNGVANGSTPANDASAD
- a CDS encoding YitT family protein produces the protein MRFPLSFRDLTYSVPWNLWLLTSGSILIAFGLKSIAIPQGFVSGGAGGVAMLLYYIFGGLEPGAWYLVINIPIFILGWLWVSKRFFLYTLYGTIIVGVFMDVITYTAPISDPILAMLASGAVIGAGTGITLRSLGSTGGTDIIAIILNQKLNVRIGNTYFTFNVFLFAASLAFLNLDIVLYSLAMVFILGLVTDHFLSLFNQRKLVLIVSDLTDAIANEISEKINKGSTFLYGRGSYTGRRKKVLLTVINNYQVKRLEEIVYGVDPYAFTIVENTWHVLGSDFAKRKVY
- the thiM gene encoding hydroxyethylthiazole kinase, producing MPYAQGIWQDVSAIRDRQPLVVNLTNTVVTNTTANALLALGGSPIMSESRLEIDELLALSQALVLNIGTLHSRQIALMQEAARSAMERQVPVVLDPVGAGATRLRTDTALALIQQARPEIVRGNASEIMALAGESIQSSGVDSRHLPEEAKEAAAALARAHACIVCVSGEEDVVTNGKEQWCVRNGHVLMSKVTGTGCVATALIGGFRAVNASALTATVNAMGLMGVAGEMAGSQASGPGTFQASFFDALFSLSEIDISAQLDVERLA
- a CDS encoding secondary thiamine-phosphate synthase enzyme YjbQ, translated to MQSYRKELWFEVPSRRGFVNITPQVEQCLRDSGIEEGLCLVNAMHITASVFINDDESGLHHDYEQWLEALAPHEPVSQYRHNVGEDNADAHMKRQIMGREVVVAVSGGRLDFGTWEQIFYGEFDGRRKKRVLVKIIGE
- a CDS encoding SAM hydrolase/SAM-dependent halogenase family protein, producing MGTPDVQISATIALLTDFGLADPYVGQLKGRLIREAPQSALLDISHGVVPHQIEQGAFFLDVSIAHLPQPCVVLAVVDPGVGTQRGALIARSEDRLVVAPDNGLLALFLKHHPLQGLWRASPPKELQSATFHARDWFGPLAASLARGKSAAACGEPCAPEQIRPLPQNRPEHAPHTTGASWPVLHIDRFGNTILGLRQGSSAAAELTAAPQLRCPACGDTPVIPAQTYAAIPPGTIGLVPGSQGYYELALNQDVLAQRFGLRLGQVLHFEPL
- a CDS encoding DMT family transporter is translated as MEWVFILVVLFAGAMAPTQAGINAGLSGYLNSNVLAALVSFLVGSLALFVYAVVLRIPWPGGQALQAAPWWVWTGGFCGAYLVTATVAAVPVLGAATMIGVFVAGQMGTSLLLDHFGLVGYPVQPISVWRIVGIVCIVVGVLLIKRF
- a CDS encoding molybdopterin biosynthesis protein, whose protein sequence is MGSERTIYLQMQPIEQALETVQQELRPATLLGHELVATEEAVGRVTAEAVYAQYSSPTFHGAAMDGIAVRAADTFAAREGAPVHLERNTGFVEVNTGNPLPDGMNAVIMVEHIDFVDSDTVAIEAPAFPWQHVRRIGEDIVATELLLPQNHTLTPYDTGALLSAGIWELAVWQQPVVEVIPTGDEVLDFRQRPEPRPGQVVESNSQVLAGLARQWGAEVRCQPPVADDESILLQAVQDALDGPAHVVVIGAGSSAGSKDFSRRVMEQCGRILVHGITAMPGKPSLLGVAANGKLLVGAPGYPVSAVVCYEQLLQPLLAQMQHKPVNRRPVIEVEINRKLPSKLGVDEFVRLAIGKVGDKWVGTPLARGAGMITTLTRAQGVARIPTESEGVEAGQTVRAELFVPAEEVERVLVAVGSHDNTLDLLANALQGLKHPIGLASSHVGSMGGLTALQNGSVHIAGAHLYDPESGDYNFPFLQRYLADIPVTAVNLAIRHQGLIVPRGNPKGIQGIQDLTRDDVRFINRQRGAGTRILLDDHLHRAGLSAREVNGYGHEEFTHMAVAVNVLSGAADCGMGIYAAAKALDLDFVPLARERYDLLIPTAYLEDEKIRSVLDLLGKPEFQQEIESLGGYDTHLTGQVMQPGMGLGEG
- the thiE gene encoding thiamine phosphate synthase, whose translation is MSLDLSLYLVTDRGSCQGRDLIEVVLQAVAGGVSVVQLREKQTETREFVELARALHDCLQHRGVPLFINDRVDVALAVGAEGVHVGQEDMDPRDVRRLVGSGMYVGLSAQTEAHMHMAKQFPVDYIGLGPIASTPTKEDAGAPLGIAGFARLRALVSLPVVAIGAVNAANTSAIIHQGNADGVAVVSALCAAADPREAARGLYRQIVDARSQKDGSGEK